In Streptomyces sp. NBC_00878, a single window of DNA contains:
- a CDS encoding septum formation family protein has translation MLRRPYAEISEPRPCSGAETLGRAPARPELPLEWTAMWRGVVAAALGVALTLGGVWFAVPHQRSGDGTPYGEVATLTEPLKAGDCVHANWEGTSFTSELGLEVVQCLSGQTSGQVMAMVEAGTAAEAQLTGPKRCEQRTEGTRAKLADVRSYAVVPTWKGFEAAGRRTACLLLGARGEVLYGPLGDYRRLGMVFTDTATMQKGDCLDGVSAESVKLVSCNGPHDEQVLDFFRMSPDTTLAQARNQANEACAKNVPPKAYAYDPKLYKAASWVGQGAWSSGTHIVVCTAIRQDGDVMQRGEP, from the coding sequence ATGCTTCGGCGGCCATATGCCGAGATCTCGGAGCCGCGGCCGTGCAGCGGCGCTGAGACCCTGGGCCGCGCACCCGCCCGGCCCGAACTCCCCCTCGAATGGACTGCCATGTGGCGGGGCGTTGTGGCGGCGGCGCTCGGAGTGGCCCTGACGCTTGGCGGTGTCTGGTTCGCCGTGCCGCACCAGCGATCGGGCGACGGGACACCGTACGGGGAGGTCGCCACTCTCACCGAGCCGCTCAAGGCCGGCGACTGCGTCCACGCCAACTGGGAGGGCACCTCCTTCACGAGCGAACTCGGACTCGAGGTCGTGCAGTGCCTCAGCGGCCAGACGTCCGGGCAGGTGATGGCGATGGTCGAGGCCGGAACCGCCGCGGAGGCGCAACTGACGGGCCCCAAGCGGTGTGAGCAACGGACTGAGGGAACCCGCGCCAAGCTCGCGGACGTACGCTCGTACGCCGTTGTCCCGACCTGGAAGGGCTTCGAGGCTGCCGGACGGCGTACGGCCTGTCTGCTGCTGGGCGCACGTGGCGAAGTGTTGTACGGCCCGCTCGGGGACTACCGCAGGCTGGGCATGGTGTTCACCGACACGGCCACCATGCAGAAGGGGGACTGCCTCGACGGGGTCTCCGCCGAGAGCGTCAAGCTGGTCTCGTGCAACGGCCCGCACGACGAGCAGGTGCTCGATTTCTTTCGGATGAGCCCGGATACGACCCTGGCCCAGGCGCGGAACCAGGCCAACGAGGCCTGCGCGAAGAACGTACCGCCCAAGGCCTACGCCTACGACCCGAAGTTGTACAAGGCCGCCTCCTGGGTGGGCCAGGGCGCTTGGAGCTCCGGCACGCACATCGTGGTCTGCACGGCAATTCGCCAGGACGGGGACGTCATGCAGAGGGGCGAACCATGA
- a CDS encoding HAMP domain-containing sensor histidine kinase, protein MIVRCLRGKGIDAKITKLPSGRPKVLPARLVTDHRGDKSCDPSTLAIPLRSESLAVEQVSDLATKCMRQQGRAELDVYADFSWFSHGTGPENSERAAQECVNDARRQQLRSYVSPPALLFVGDRSAPEASGLRLSTGSTLRIVGAAALVLAVAATVTTLVGRRLVRPLRALIRAAQRPADEAVRVPVTANDEIGLLSAAFNDLAERRQELEQLRKSMVNDVAHELRTPLTNIRSWLEAAQDGLTPANPELLALLLDEAVLLQHVIDDLRDLAAADAGRLVLHCEPLHVAELLEQVTAAHRGTADLAGVGLTIEAVEKLEVRADRVRLRQVIGNLVSNAVRHTPDGGSVVLRSRMEGDDLVVEVADSGTGIDPADLDHVFDRFWRADKSRNRQTGGSGLGLAIARKLTEAHDGTVSAASAPGLGSVFTVRLPQR, encoded by the coding sequence ATGATCGTCCGGTGCCTGCGCGGGAAGGGAATCGACGCCAAGATCACCAAGCTGCCCAGCGGGCGCCCCAAAGTCCTGCCGGCCCGCCTCGTCACCGACCACAGGGGGGACAAGTCATGCGATCCCTCCACTCTGGCGATACCCCTGCGGTCGGAGTCGCTGGCGGTGGAGCAGGTGAGCGACCTCGCCACGAAGTGCATGAGGCAGCAGGGCAGAGCGGAGCTCGACGTCTACGCGGACTTTTCCTGGTTCTCCCACGGAACCGGTCCCGAGAACTCGGAGCGCGCGGCCCAGGAGTGCGTCAACGACGCCCGGCGCCAGCAGCTCCGGTCCTACGTCTCGCCCCCTGCGCTGCTGTTCGTCGGTGACCGCAGCGCTCCGGAGGCGTCGGGTCTGCGGCTGTCCACGGGGAGCACCCTGCGGATCGTCGGGGCCGCGGCTCTGGTCCTCGCCGTCGCCGCCACCGTGACCACGCTCGTGGGCAGACGGCTGGTCCGTCCGCTGCGCGCCCTGATCCGGGCGGCCCAGCGCCCCGCCGACGAGGCCGTACGGGTCCCGGTGACGGCGAACGACGAGATCGGCCTTCTCTCCGCGGCGTTCAACGACCTCGCCGAACGCAGACAGGAGCTCGAACAGCTGCGCAAGTCGATGGTCAACGACGTGGCGCACGAGCTGCGCACCCCGCTGACCAACATCCGCAGCTGGCTGGAGGCGGCCCAGGACGGCCTCACCCCGGCGAACCCGGAACTGCTGGCGCTCCTCCTGGACGAGGCGGTACTGCTGCAGCACGTCATCGACGACCTGCGCGATCTCGCGGCCGCCGATGCCGGGAGGCTCGTGCTGCACTGTGAACCGCTGCACGTCGCTGAGCTGCTCGAACAGGTGACGGCGGCCCACCGCGGTACCGCCGACCTGGCCGGCGTAGGCCTGACGATCGAGGCCGTCGAGAAACTTGAAGTGCGTGCCGACCGGGTGCGGCTGCGCCAGGTGATCGGCAACCTCGTGTCCAACGCGGTCAGGCACACGCCGGACGGTGGCTCCGTCGTTCTGCGGTCCCGCATGGAGGGCGACGACCTGGTCGTGGAGGTCGCCGACTCCGGGACCGGAATCGATCCGGCGGACCTGGACCATGTCTTCGACCGTTTCTGGCGGGCCGACAAGTCCCGCAACCGGCAGACCGGCGGAAGCGGCCTCGGCCTGGCCATCGCCCGCAAACTGACGGAGGCGCACGACGGAACGGTCTCGGCGGCAAGCGCCCCGGGCCTCGGCTCGGTGTTCACGGTCCGACTGCCACAACGGTGA